The nucleotide window TACACAATAACAGGGCAGTACTGGACCAAAGAATATATCGATGGGTCGTCGGATCTTGTAAGCTTTATCTAACTCAGCATCGGGGTAAGGCGCCCGCAACGCAACCATTTGGCGTTTGAGTGCTGTTGGGAGACAAACAGCAATCTGGTTTCCCCGCTGCACGACTAACACACGAAGATCTGGTGGTAGAAGATGGTTGTCAGTTTTGGTCTCGAACGCCTTGGGTTGCTTTCCCAGAAATATCCAAGATCGATGCTCGGTGCCGTTCTCCTTGCCTGCATCTTCTTTTTATATGGGGCGGCTCATCTTGGCATTGATAGCAATATCCGTGACTTGTTCAAGTCCGACAACGCTGCCTATGGCAAATTCGAAGAAGCCACAAAACAGTATCCCAGCCGGGAAAATGACATCCTGCTGCTTGTCGAAGGCGACAATCTGCTCGACCCGGACATACTGCATCGCTTGGGCGAGCTATCGCTCGACGTGATGCTGCTGGATGGTGTGCAAAAGGTCATCTCGATTTTCGATGCCCAACATGTTCCCTCCCAAAGCAATCCTTCGTCCGGCTTCATCATACCCGACGCGTTTGACCCAACCTATGACAGGAATGAAGTGGCAGCGGCCCTCAAGAAGCACCCCTTTGTCGCCAAGACTCTCCTGTCAGATGACGACAAGGCGACGCTATTCATCATCAATCTCGATGAGGGGCTGACGGATCTTGCGCAAGTGCGTTTGCTCTGTGATGAAATCAAGCAACTGGCGAAAACAGGCACCGCTGGACAATCGGTTCGGGTCAGCCTGACCGGTATTCCCGTTGTGCGTACATTGTTGCTGGATGTCCTGAACTCGGACAAGTTGACGTTCCGACTGGCATCCTACTTGCTCAGCATATTGCTCGCATGGCTCTTTTTCGGACAGTTCCGGTATATGATCCTGGCCATTGCGCCGCCTCTGGTTGTCACCATTTGGCTGCTTGGAGGCATGGGATGGACCGGACGCAATATCAACGCCATCACCAATGTGGTGCCGACCTTGGTGATGATCATTACCTTTTCCAATGCCATCCATTTCCTGATTGCTCTTCGGCGACACCAATTGGCGGGGCTGTCGCGCGATGATGCGATCGCAACAACCATCCGGACAGTCGGACCGGCCAGCGTCCTGACATCCATCACCACGGCGATTGCCCTGATATCCCTCACCCTTGCCGGTCAGCCCACAATCACAACCTTTGCCCTCACCGCTGCCTATGGAACAGCTCTGGCCTTCATTGCCGTTCTGGCCATCATTCCCGCGCTGGCAACCCTTTTGCTCAAAGAAGGGCATGTCCCGTCGGGTGGCCACCTTTTTGCAAAACTGGTTGCGTATCTGAGCGAAGCTGCCAGCAGTCTGGTCATGAAATGGGGCAGAGGGATTGCCCTGAGCGGGGCGCTGATGGTCGCCGCCGGCGGGTACCTCTATTCACTCAACGAGCCCCATTTCTTCTATACCGATCATCTGCCACGGGACAGCGACGCCTATCATGCGATCAAGACGATCGACCAGAAGCTGAGTGGCACGAGCAACATTCAGGTTTTCTTGCAGTGGCAATCGGCACGCAGCGAGGTGAGCGCGGACATGATCGACCTGATTGGAGAGGTGCATCGGATCCTGAAGGCTGAGCAGGACATCAGGCAGGTCTGGTCCCTTTACAGCCTCTATGATTGGCGGCGCAAGGCAGGCAAGACCGATGCAGAGATACGGGCCTTTTTCCATGAGAATGTGGATTCCCTCGGGACATTCATATTGCTTCCCCAACGCTCGGCCCTTGTGAGTGGCCAATTGCCCGAGATGGATGCGCAGCAACTCAACCCCTTGCTCGAGAGCCTTGAAACGAAGCTGTCACAGCTGGCAATGCAGTATCCTGACGCCGATATCACGGTCACGGGCATCGCTGCACAAACGGCGCGGTCCACCAGAGATATCATCGGCAATCTCAGCGCCAGTCTTGCGGTCGCGATTGTCCTGATCATTGTTTTGATCGGTTGCCTTCTCCGCTCTCCCATCACGGCTCTTTATGCAATCTTGCCGAACCTGCTGCCGCTGACCAGTGTGGGCGCTTTTCTTTATCTCTCCGGGCATGGTTTGCAGTTCAACAGCATCATCGCCTTGACGGTTGGATTTGGCATTGCGGTGGATAGCACCATTCACATGCTGAATTACTATCATGGCACCAGGGCCGCCTTGCCGATCTGGCAGGAAAGGCTCAATGAGACCATCAGACATATCGGGCCGGCTCTAATCGTTTCGACATTGGCCTTGCTGACAGGGGGCGTGACGATCCTGAGCCCGATGCCAACAACCCAGCTTTACGGCATTCTGTCTGTGATGGTGCTGGTGATGGCGCTGATCGGCGATCTTCTGGTCCTGCCCGCCATCATCAGGACGTGGGAAAGCACCCGCCCCAAAGCTTCGTGATGCAATCCGGATCCCGGTTTGACTCCATGTTCGCCCCCCTTTGGCGACGAACTCCCTGCGACAATGCCGGATGAATGCGGTGGCATCATCGGCAGATTCGATGCAGGGCCGAAATATCAGCGCACCGGGCTGCCATTTGCATCGAAGCGGTAGGCTCGGCTCATATCCGGTGTCAGATAGACCGGACCGTGGGTCGTGAATGGTGCTCGCCCTGCCGCACGCACCACCAGTGGCTTGTCGCAAAAATCGGTTTCGACATGCAGATAGGTGTCCGAGCCCAAAGCCTCGGCAAGGATCACCTTGCCCTGCCATTCTCCACTCTCGCAGGAGGCGTTGATATCTTCAGGCCGCAGGCCAAGCACATGAGCCTTTTGTTTTTCCGCAAGGGCACCGGTGATGAAGTTCATTTTCGGGGACCCGATGAAACTGGCAACAAACTGGCTCGCGGGCTTGTCAAAAAGCTCCATCGGCGTGCCGACCTGTTCGATCTTGCCACCATTCAGCACGACAATCCGGTCTGCGAGCGTCATGGCCTCATACTGATCATGGGTCACATAGATCATGGTGGTATCACTCAGTTTCCCGTGAAGGCGAGCGATCTCGACACGTGTGTCCGAGCGTAAAGCGGCATCCAGATTAGACAGAGGTTCGTCGAACAGGAAGACCCGCGGCTTTCTGGTTATGGCCCGGCCAATGGCCACCCGCTGGCGCTGTCCGCCTGAAAGCTGCTTGGGCTTTCGATCCATCAGTTCGGTGATCTGAAGCATTTTCGCTGCTTCTTCGACCCGAGAGCGGATTTCCTCTTTGGTCAGTTTCGCCTGCTCCAGCCCGAACGCCATATTCTCGAATACATTCATGTGCGGATAAAGGGCATAAGACTGGAAGACCATCGACACCCCCCGATCAGCGGGCAGAACGTCATTCATATTCTCGCCATCGATAAGCAGGTCCCCTTGCGTGATATCCTCAAGGCCGGCAATCATCCGCAGAAGGGTCGATTTTCCGCAGCCCGAAGGCCCGACGAAAACCACAAACTCTCCCTTTTGAAGCGAAAGATTGATATCGCGCAGCACCTCGACCCGGTCGTAGCATTTACGAACATTGATCAGCTCAACAGTGGCCATGGTTACCCCTTTACCGCGCCTGCAGTCAGGCCGGATATGATTTTTCGTTGAAAGGCTAGAACGAGCAGAATAAGTGGCACGGTGACAATCACCGAAGCCGCCATGATGTTGCCCCAGGGCACCTCGAACTCGGATTGCCCCGAAATCATGGCAATGGCAACAGGGACCGTGCGTTGCGCGTCTGTCGACAGGAACGTGAGGGCGAACAGGAACTCGTTCCATGCATGAATGAAGGCCAACAATCCGGTTGTCACCATAGCGGGCCACAGAAGCGGCAGGAAAATCCGGCGAATGATGGTCAAGGGTTTGGCGCCGTCCATGATCGCGGCCTCTTCCAGCTCAATCGGCAGTTCACGCATGAATGTCGTGAGGACCCAGACCGTGAATGGCAGGGTGAAGATCATGTAGGAGAAGACCAGAGACCAAAGCGAATTGAACAGGCCGAACGCCCGGATCATTGCAAAGAGCCCCGAAAGCACAGCGATTTGCGGGAACATCGATACCGACAGGATCGTGAAAAGCAATGCCCCCCGACCACGGAAGCGGATGCGCGCCAAACCATAAGAGGCCGTAACCGCCAGCACGAGGGAGGCAATCACCACGACAGTTGCCACGAAGACCGAATTGAGGATCTGGGAGAAGAAATAGCCGTCTTCGAATGCGGAAATATAGTTCTTTATATCAAAATCGCGCGGGAAATAGTCCACTTCAAACAGGGACTGTCCGGATTTGAAGCTGGTCAGGATGGCATAGTAAAAGGGAAACAGGGCCTGCAGTACAATCACCGCCAGAAGGATGTAGAAGCCGAAACTCTTGAGCAGGTTGACTTGTTTACGCGTCATGACTTGTCCCCTGAAAGATCCATTTTGGTGCCATAGATGAAGCTGATTGTGATGAGGGCAATGATCAGGAACAGAAGCGTCGACGCCGCCGACCCATAGGCGAAATTGTCATAATCAAAGAGATTTTCCCGCGCAAAGACCGACATGGAGCGCGTCTCGTCGGAATTGGGCGTCATGATATAGACGACATCGAACACGCGTAGGGCATCAAGAGCACGAAAGACGATGGCGACCAGCACGGCTGGCATGACCAGAGGCAGGGTCACCTTGCGAAACAGCTTGATTGGTCCGATCTGGTCGAGACGCGCCGCCTCATAGATGTCACGCGGGATCATCTGCAGTCCAGCCAAAATGAGCAGGGCCATGAAGGGGGTCGTCTTCCAGATGTCGACGATCAGGATTGCGGTCATGGCTGTATCAGGCGACGCTGTCCATGCGATCGGTTTGGAAATCAGACCGAGAGTCAACATCAGGTCATTGATGATGCCGAACTGGTCATGGAGCATCCAGACCCACAATTTGGCGGACACAACAGTCGGAATGGCCCACGGCACCAGAACAGCGGCGCGCACAAAACTGCGGCCAGCAAACTGCTTGTTTAACACCAGAGCGATAATCATGCCGAATAGTGTTTCCAGCGAAACCGAGATAAAAGCAAATCGCAATGTGTTCCAAACGGCTTGCCACCAGCGTTCATCCGCCAGAAGGCCGAGCCATTCCCCGTCGCCATCGCCATAGTCAAGCCATTCGAGGTAATTCTGAAGCCCGACGAACCGGGCGCTATCGATGGAATTCAGCGAGGCATCCGTGAAGCCGTACCAGATGGTTTCGGCCAGCGGGTAAAGGGCAACGATGGCCAACACGACCAGCATGGGAGCGACAAACATCCAGGCAGAACGGGTGCGCTGCCTTATCAGTCCCGTCTGCCGGGCTCCCGATCCAGAAGTCATTGGTCCACTCCTCATGGCGCACTTGGATATGCTCTTGTGGGTGGGTCCGGCACCGAGCGCCGGACCTTTGTGATTGCTTTGTCAGAAGGGTTTGAGCCCTATTTCCAACCCGACCCTTTCAAGCGTTTCAGGCGTGCGGCGAGCTTGGCCACCGCTTTGGTGCCTGTGGTCTTTCCTTCCAGAACATCGTGGGCTGCGGTCCAGATTTCCGACGATGCCTCATTATAGGAGGTTTTGGTCGGAGCGGATGGGCGGATGATGGCATTCTCGATCACCGGTTTCCAAAGCGGAATGAACTCGACTTTCTCTGCCACTTCCTTGTCATCATAAACAGGCATCAAGGTTGGTGGACGCGAGCTGTCGATTGCCCGGGCCTTCTGGCTCTCATAATTGTTGAGGAAACGCACCAGATCAATCGCCTCTTCGGGATGCTTGGAATATTTGGAAACACCCAAATGCGAACCGCCCAGAATGGAGGCAGGAGAATGGGTGCCATCGGATGGCAGAACGGTCACGGCGACGCCATCCTTGATCGGGCTGTCATCTCCCTTCACCAGCGCATAGGCATAGTTCCAGTTGCGCATGAAGACCGCGTTGCCAGACTGGAAGATGCCGCGCGCGTCTTCCTCGGCATAATTGAGGACACCTTCAGGCGAGATGCCTCCGATCCAGGTGGCCGCCAGATCAAGAGCCTTGGCCGCCGCCTCGTTATTGACCGAAATCGTGCCATCGGGTTCCACCACCTGACCACCGCCGCTCGACGCAATCCATTCCATCGCGTTGCAGGTCAGGCCTTCATAGGCGGCCCCCTGAAAGACATAGCCCCACATGTCGGTGTGACCGGCGGCGCGCTCCTCATCCATCACGTCCTTTGCGGTTGCCGTCAACTCTTCCCAGGTTTTCGGGACGGGCTTGCCATATTTTTCCAGAAGGTCAGCCCGATAATAGAGAGCAGGACCGCCAAGGAACATCGGCAGAGCGACCAGCTTGCCATCCACCTTCTGGGACTGCAGCGCCATTGGCGAAAAGTCATCAATGATGTCCTTGGTGGCGTCGGTGAGGTCAACAAAATGATCGGCGATTTGTGGTGCCCAGATGACATCAAGACGGTAGACATCAATGTCGGCATTCCTTGCGGACAGCCAGAGCTTGAACTGGGCAAACTGGTCAGTGGTCCGCTCGGGCATGGAAACGATTGTCACCTTGTTGCCGCTCTCGGCCTCGTAGCGATCGAGTGCTGCGCGCAGAACATCATGATCCCGCCCGACGGCACCATGAACAATAGAAAGATCAGTTGCCAGAGCGCCTTGCGCCATCAGCATGGTCGATAACAGGCCCAAAGCCAATATTGTCTTGTTTCTCATCATCGTCATTCCCCTGTTTGGTGATTTTATCTCATGCGCCGCTTCGGCAGTAGATGGGGCTTGCCCAAGCCATCTGACCACCCGCCTGGCGTAGGCGTAGATAGACATTTTCGCCATCCTTAAAAGCTCCGAGCGGCACCGTACCCTGCCACTGCCATTGCCGCGGCAAAGGCAGCGGATGGAAGCGGTAAGCTGGCGTGTCGATGACGCCCAGATTGCCCGAAAGAGCGCCTTCAAGCAGCCGGGATGCAGGGATATCGAGATGCACGCCGCAAAGATCTGCATGGACCACGCTGTTGGCCGACAGGCGGCAGTGCAGCGCGATGCCCTGCGTCGCTGATGTGGCATTGTTCGGATTGGCTTCGGCAGTCACGCAGAAGGCTGCCCGATTGTCCGTTAGCAGCGCCGTGGGCAGGGCATAGCCTGCATCATCGCCTTCAAGAGGCGAGACAACTTCGGCGCCCCTGAAGCGCGGTTCCAGACCGATGATTTCGCCATCAGAGAGCGCGATGCTCCCCTCCCAGAGATGCGACCGGCCACGCGCCCCCCACCCCATTTCCAGATAGAGGATGGTCTCGAAGGTTTCATCCGACGAACAAACTGCGGAAACCGGGTTCGGGTCGAGTGTTGGAGACACACGGGCAAACAGCTCACCATTGCGGATCACGTCGATCATGTCGATAAATCCGCCACCAATGGCTTCGATTTCCAGCATCGCATCCTGCTGAGGTGCAACGACACTGCCCTGGATCGCGTCGCCGATGGCACTGAGCAGATGAATGCGGTCGCCGGTCAACGCGTTGGTGTGGCGATCGGTCATTGCCTGCCAGATATCACCGCGTTCCCGCGACGGCCCATAAGCAGCCATGCGACCATGGCCATAGGAGCCGGGAAATGCACTGTGATGGTCCGTGTTGCCGACAATGCCGAAAATGTGGCCCTGTTTGAGCCCCCAATCCATGGTCGAATGGCCATCAACCGGCCCCATGGAATGCAAATAGCCGCGCTCGGTTTCTGACGTTTCGGCACAACCATGCATGGAGATCATTTCAACAAAGGGCGAGAGGTCTGCATCAAAGCTGTTCCAATTGATGCCGCGCGCCCCTTGCCGATAGCCGATATGATGGGGAAAGGCGAACGCCTTGCCCGGCAGGTCGCTTTGCAACACATCCTTGAGCTCGCCGGGACTGTTTGCCAGATGGAGCGGCTGAATGGTGAGATCCCGATAGACGATGGTGTAGTCGCCATGCGCGTTGGAATGGATTTCGTAGCCGGGATAGACCACGAAGCCGTCCTTGCTGGCATCGGCAAGGGCGCTGAAATGTCCGCTCCAACCTGCAATGAGCTTGGCAAATCCCTTGACGTGAAAATCGACGATATGTGCCACACTCGGCTCGTCCACCGGCATGTCGGGCCAGTGAGCGTGGCCGGTGATCGAGAGGAAGTCCAGTTGCAGGGCGGCACGTGCCAAGGCATCGGCAAAGCGCCCGTGCCCATAGGAAATGTCACAGTGATTATGGATATCACCATAGGCTGGCACAACACCAAGTCGCTTGGCCAGTGGCATCAGATCGGGATTTGGCAGGACGATTGGATCGACGGGCATCAGATGAACTCCAGAGTCTCAAGATTGACGGTGCGACCGCCCGAAGAGAGGGACTTGTGCGCAGCCGTTACAAGGCGCAAAGACGCAACGCCTTGCGCAACACCGACCGGAGGGACATCGCCATCGACCAGACGTCGCAAGCTGCGCACCAATTCCTTGTCAGCCCCGAAATGCGAGCTGTCCCGATCCGGGCTTGCCATGGGGATCACCTCTCGTTTGCGGCCATAGTCACTCACAAGATCGATCGCGCCTGAGGCTCGCTCCATCCGCAGCCGCCCGGCGCTGCCAATGATTTCAAGGGTTTCCTGATCCTCCGAATAGGGACCGAAGATCGCAAAGAAGAGTGTGGCCACCATGCCATTGTCATATTGCACCGTTGCAACCATGTGATCGTCGATGTCGGAACCGGGTAAATAGACGCAATTGTCATTGCGGTCTTCTGGCGCGGTCGCCGTCAGCCACGATTTGTTGGGCACCCGTGCAACACCTTCAGCGATGTCAATGAGGGTTTCATGACGGCGATAGGGACAATCCCGGCTGCATTCGGAACAACGCTCGGGCGCGTCCGGGTCAGCTTTGAATATTTCGGATCGGCCACCAAAGGCCGAGAGGGACACCGGGCGGGCACCGGTCACCCAGTTGAGGACATCGAAATGATGCGAGCCCTTGTCGTTGATCGCACCACCAGATGCGGCATTGGTCCGGTGCCAAAGCTGAAGATAGCGTGTATAGGGGATGACAGAGCGCAGCAGCACCATTTGCGGGTCACCGATGCGCCCATTTCGCGCGAGATTGAACGCTTCTATCCATGGGCGCTCATAGCGGCGGGTGAATCCCATCATGATCGGCTTGCCCGATGCTTTTTCGACATCTGCAATGGCTTCCGCATCCTTAAGCGTGACCGAGATCGGCTTATCGAGGTAAATCCGCTTGCCCGCCTTTGCCGCGATCTCGACCGGCTCCAAATGGGCGTTGGTATGGGTTGTCACGAGGACCAGATCGACATCCTCGCGCTCTATCGCCGCTTTCATGCTGTCGGATGCTTCGACCTGATGATCGAGACCGGCCTGAATATAGAGATTGGTGAGATGCTCTGCGGCAAGCGCTGTCCGGTCTGGCAAACGATCATGAACCACTATGATCCGCAGACCGGTTTCACCTGCCAGCTCTGCCATGCGACTGCCGACATAATAGATCCCGCGTTCCCCGGCACCAATGATGGCGACGCCGATGGTTTGATCTGGTACGGGAAGAGAGGAGGAAACAGCGGACATAAATGATCCTTTTCGAGGTCTTATGCCGCCAACGCTAGTTGAGTACAACTATTCTGAGAATGGGATTTGTACCCACTTTCAAAGAAACTACCTATCCTTCCTCTATTCGGTCAGGTCATCCACGCTGCCAAAGCGCTGCAATCGGATTGGCAGATAATGTGTTTGGGGTTCCACATCCTCTCCTGCGACCCTTAACAACATGATCTTCTCAAACCAGTCGAGTTTTTCAGCGTTGCTACAGCCGACAACGTCAAACAGGTTCATATGCTCTGAAGCAAAATCGACGCTTCCGAGCATCACGACGGACAGATCCCGCCCTATTTCAACACCGAGCTCGCGCAAGACCATCTCGAGCCCGTAGCCTTCCACGATGCCCCACACGATCAACGCGGTGAAGGGAAAGGCACCCGACGCGTCTCTTGCCCCGGCAAGGCAGGTCCGGATCTGGTCACTCTTGTAGGACCCGGGCAGGGCATCGATTTCGTAAAGCCAGCTTTGCCCGCCATGATCAGCCCGCGAGAGCAGCTGATACTCACGGCGCGCCATGGCAATCTGGCGCGCTGCATGAGCGGATGTGAGATAGGCGATCTTCTGATGCCCCAGATCCTGAAGATAGAACCATGCGGACGACAATGCCTCGCGCCAGTTGGTGCCAATGCCATCAAGCCCTACTCCGGTCGCGGAAATGCCGTCGACAATAACGCTGTTGGCGTGTTGATGAAGTTTTGCCAACAAAGGCAACGGGATCAGGGCAAAATGCACTTGCACCAAACAGGTGCGAAAGCGCCCCAACCTTTGCAAAACGGATTCTGCATGGCTGTTGTCGGCAAAACCCAAAACCAAAATGCTGACACCGTGCCCTCTCATGCGTTTTTCGATTTCGAGCAGCAGATTGTTTGCCAGTCGGCTATCGGAGAGCCGGTAAAGCACGAGCACGTCGGCTTCATATTCATCCTGTTCGGGATCCGGCTCGCTTGCGATGGTGATGCCCGCCCCGCTCCGCGCGGTGAGCCGCCCCTCGGCAATGAAGGGGGCGAGAGCAGACTGGATGACACGCTGGGCCGTCGAAAATTGCTTCATCATCGTGCGCACGGGTGGAAGCTTTCCCCCCGGCCCACGGCGCTCGATTTCGTCGGCTATCCATTGAGAGACTTCGTCGCGGCGATTGCCCTGTCGATCGGCCTTGGTCATGAAACTTCACTAGAATATTGGTGATGAATGCGCCGACATGCTACCCGGAGCACCGCGGTCTCACAAGATGACATCAGCTACACAAGGTGACATCTGGTTTGAACGATAGCAACTTCCCCGTCAATTTGTTCCCAGTCCGGATCCTCCACCAAATGGCTTGGAACCGAACTCGATGACCCCGATGTAGAATCCACACCACTCTCAGTCATTGCAATGGCAAGCCTCCAGATGTCAGGAAGGGCCTTCGCGATTGGCACGCAACGATTGCAGCAGATGAAGCTTTGATCCGGAAATAAAAAATTTTGAGTTCAGCATTCATATTTGACAATTGTCAAGCAAGCGACATATCACCTGCTATACCCTCCCGCCCATGGATCTGCTTCGTCAACATCTCGCACCCAAAGGCGTGCCATCGAACATGTGGTTCGATGCGGTACGGCGACAAGCAACACTGCTCATGGGGCTGTGTGTTGTTTTATCGCTGACGCTGATGCAATGGCAGGTCTGCACTTCGGCTCTGGCCAATGAGTCCAGCTTGATGGTGATCTGCACAAATGGTGGCATTTCAGTCGTGGAAGTGGCCGGAGAACAGAGCAACAAGCAAAAATCCTGTAACCGTTGCCCCGATTGCCAAACATGCTCAAGCGGCGCTTTTGGCATGCCCGATTCCGTTTCGGAATTCGTAACCTTCTTCTCTTCTGGCCACTATTCCAAGTCGCTTTA belongs to Cohaesibacter intestini and includes:
- a CDS encoding efflux RND transporter permease subunit; its protein translation is MVVSFGLERLGLLSQKYPRSMLGAVLLACIFFLYGAAHLGIDSNIRDLFKSDNAAYGKFEEATKQYPSRENDILLLVEGDNLLDPDILHRLGELSLDVMLLDGVQKVISIFDAQHVPSQSNPSSGFIIPDAFDPTYDRNEVAAALKKHPFVAKTLLSDDDKATLFIINLDEGLTDLAQVRLLCDEIKQLAKTGTAGQSVRVSLTGIPVVRTLLLDVLNSDKLTFRLASYLLSILLAWLFFGQFRYMILAIAPPLVVTIWLLGGMGWTGRNINAITNVVPTLVMIITFSNAIHFLIALRRHQLAGLSRDDAIATTIRTVGPASVLTSITTAIALISLTLAGQPTITTFALTAAYGTALAFIAVLAIIPALATLLLKEGHVPSGGHLFAKLVAYLSEAASSLVMKWGRGIALSGALMVAAGGYLYSLNEPHFFYTDHLPRDSDAYHAIKTIDQKLSGTSNIQVFLQWQSARSEVSADMIDLIGEVHRILKAEQDIRQVWSLYSLYDWRRKAGKTDAEIRAFFHENVDSLGTFILLPQRSALVSGQLPEMDAQQLNPLLESLETKLSQLAMQYPDADITVTGIAAQTARSTRDIIGNLSASLAVAIVLIIVLIGCLLRSPITALYAILPNLLPLTSVGAFLYLSGHGLQFNSIIALTVGFGIAVDSTIHMLNYYHGTRAALPIWQERLNETIRHIGPALIVSTLALLTGGVTILSPMPTTQLYGILSVMVLVMALIGDLLVLPAIIRTWESTRPKAS
- a CDS encoding ABC transporter ATP-binding protein; translation: MATVELINVRKCYDRVEVLRDINLSLQKGEFVVFVGPSGCGKSTLLRMIAGLEDITQGDLLIDGENMNDVLPADRGVSMVFQSYALYPHMNVFENMAFGLEQAKLTKEEIRSRVEEAAKMLQITELMDRKPKQLSGGQRQRVAIGRAITRKPRVFLFDEPLSNLDAALRSDTRVEIARLHGKLSDTTMIYVTHDQYEAMTLADRIVVLNGGKIEQVGTPMELFDKPASQFVASFIGSPKMNFITGALAEKQKAHVLGLRPEDINASCESGEWQGKVILAEALGSDTYLHVETDFCDKPLVVRAAGRAPFTTHGPVYLTPDMSRAYRFDANGSPVR
- a CDS encoding carbohydrate ABC transporter permease, which encodes MTRKQVNLLKSFGFYILLAVIVLQALFPFYYAILTSFKSGQSLFEVDYFPRDFDIKNYISAFEDGYFFSQILNSVFVATVVVIASLVLAVTASYGLARIRFRGRGALLFTILSVSMFPQIAVLSGLFAMIRAFGLFNSLWSLVFSYMIFTLPFTVWVLTTFMRELPIELEEAAIMDGAKPLTIIRRIFLPLLWPAMVTTGLLAFIHAWNEFLFALTFLSTDAQRTVPVAIAMISGQSEFEVPWGNIMAASVIVTVPLILLVLAFQRKIISGLTAGAVKG
- a CDS encoding carbohydrate ABC transporter permease; this encodes MTSGSGARQTGLIRQRTRSAWMFVAPMLVVLAIVALYPLAETIWYGFTDASLNSIDSARFVGLQNYLEWLDYGDGDGEWLGLLADERWWQAVWNTLRFAFISVSLETLFGMIIALVLNKQFAGRSFVRAAVLVPWAIPTVVSAKLWVWMLHDQFGIINDLMLTLGLISKPIAWTASPDTAMTAILIVDIWKTTPFMALLILAGLQMIPRDIYEAARLDQIGPIKLFRKVTLPLVMPAVLVAIVFRALDALRVFDVVYIMTPNSDETRSMSVFARENLFDYDNFAYGSAASTLLFLIIALITISFIYGTKMDLSGDKS
- a CDS encoding ABC transporter substrate-binding protein — protein: MRNKTILALGLLSTMLMAQGALATDLSIVHGAVGRDHDVLRAALDRYEAESGNKVTIVSMPERTTDQFAQFKLWLSARNADIDVYRLDVIWAPQIADHFVDLTDATKDIIDDFSPMALQSQKVDGKLVALPMFLGGPALYYRADLLEKYGKPVPKTWEELTATAKDVMDEERAAGHTDMWGYVFQGAAYEGLTCNAMEWIASSGGGQVVEPDGTISVNNEAAAKALDLAATWIGGISPEGVLNYAEEDARGIFQSGNAVFMRNWNYAYALVKGDDSPIKDGVAVTVLPSDGTHSPASILGGSHLGVSKYSKHPEEAIDLVRFLNNYESQKARAIDSSRPPTLMPVYDDKEVAEKVEFIPLWKPVIENAIIRPSAPTKTSYNEASSEIWTAAHDVLEGKTTGTKAVAKLAARLKRLKGSGWK
- a CDS encoding Gfo/Idh/MocA family protein, producing MSAVSSSLPVPDQTIGVAIIGAGERGIYYVGSRMAELAGETGLRIIVVHDRLPDRTALAAEHLTNLYIQAGLDHQVEASDSMKAAIEREDVDLVLVTTHTNAHLEPVEIAAKAGKRIYLDKPISVTLKDAEAIADVEKASGKPIMMGFTRRYERPWIEAFNLARNGRIGDPQMVLLRSVIPYTRYLQLWHRTNAASGGAINDKGSHHFDVLNWVTGARPVSLSAFGGRSEIFKADPDAPERCSECSRDCPYRRHETLIDIAEGVARVPNKSWLTATAPEDRNDNCVYLPGSDIDDHMVATVQYDNGMVATLFFAIFGPYSEDQETLEIIGSAGRLRMERASGAIDLVSDYGRKREVIPMASPDRDSSHFGADKELVRSLRRLVDGDVPPVGVAQGVASLRLVTAAHKSLSSGGRTVNLETLEFI
- a CDS encoding substrate-binding domain-containing protein → MTKADRQGNRRDEVSQWIADEIERRGPGGKLPPVRTMMKQFSTAQRVIQSALAPFIAEGRLTARSGAGITIASEPDPEQDEYEADVLVLYRLSDSRLANNLLLEIEKRMRGHGVSILVLGFADNSHAESVLQRLGRFRTCLVQVHFALIPLPLLAKLHQHANSVIVDGISATGVGLDGIGTNWREALSSAWFYLQDLGHQKIAYLTSAHAARQIAMARREYQLLSRADHGGQSWLYEIDALPGSYKSDQIRTCLAGARDASGAFPFTALIVWGIVEGYGLEMVLRELGVEIGRDLSVVMLGSVDFASEHMNLFDVVGCSNAEKLDWFEKIMLLRVAGEDVEPQTHYLPIRLQRFGSVDDLTE